Proteins encoded in a region of the Methanobrevibacter millerae genome:
- the cas1 gene encoding CRISPR-associated endonuclease Cas1, with translation MRLIIDGFGKSITKRDNQIVIRENGDELDYFLPKDLNQIIINGKGAITFDAIELLSDNDVDVIAIDWRGNIKYRLSSMEHNNVEIRKQQYYALNDERSGYLAKKFIESKIKNQRSTLSTLSKSRGGVDFIIKQRKKLNNLLKALDNIQSKPSEKIRQDIFGIEGMASHEYWIGFRYLIDEEYNFLKRSGRGAFDPVNAMLNYSYAILASEVLKSLHISGLNPYAGFLHSDRYARKSLVFDLMEEFRQQVVDKSVLKLINKNQIEKDDFELKEGKIYIHESCRKLLIKTILDKLNNKITFNGIKTTYVNLIFIESKNIVDYLLYLKKYKTFYLRW, from the coding sequence ATGAGGCTAATAATTGACGGATTTGGAAAATCAATAACCAAAAGAGACAATCAGATTGTAATTCGTGAAAATGGGGATGAACTTGATTATTTTCTTCCAAAAGACCTAAACCAAATTATCATCAATGGAAAAGGTGCAATCACATTTGATGCAATAGAATTATTGTCTGATAATGATGTTGATGTAATAGCTATTGACTGGAGAGGAAATATAAAGTACCGTTTATCTTCAATGGAACATAATAATGTTGAAATACGAAAACAGCAATATTATGCCTTAAATGATGAAAGAAGTGGTTATTTAGCTAAAAAATTCATCGAATCAAAAATTAAAAATCAAAGGTCAACTCTAAGTACTTTATCAAAATCTCGTGGTGGAGTTGATTTTATTATTAAACAAAGAAAAAAATTAAATAATCTTTTAAAAGCATTAGATAACATTCAAAGCAAACCTTCTGAAAAAATCAGACAGGACATATTTGGCATTGAAGGAATGGCATCACATGAATATTGGATTGGATTTAGATATTTAATTGATGAAGAGTATAATTTTTTAAAAAGAAGTGGTCGTGGTGCATTTGATCCTGTTAATGCAATGTTAAACTATTCTTATGCAATTCTTGCAAGTGAAGTTTTAAAATCTCTTCATATATCGGGTCTTAATCCGTATGCAGGTTTTTTACACTCAGACAGATATGCTAGAAAAAGTTTGGTTTTTGATTTGATGGAAGAGTTTAGACAGCAAGTTGTTGATAAATCAGTTCTTAAACTAATTAATAAAAATCAGATTGAAAAAGATGATTTTGAACTTAAAGAAGGTAAGATTTATATTCATGAATCATGTAGAAAATTACTCATCAAAACAATACTAGATAAACTCAATAATAAAATAACTTTTAATGGAATTAAAACTACTTATGTAAATTTAATATTTATAGAATCAAAAAATATTGTAGATTATTTATTATATTTAAAGAAATATAAAACATTTTATTTAAGATGGTGA
- the cas2 gene encoding CRISPR-associated endonuclease Cas2 produces MLTIVTYDISDNTTRSYFIKKLQSYGLYRIQKSVFAGNLSPKDRLDLAEETASFLSSDKDSIIIFPLCKSCKESILYDGEVYIPESDLKYRFL; encoded by the coding sequence ATGTTGACAATAGTAACCTATGATATATCTGACAATACGACAAGAAGTTATTTTATTAAAAAACTTCAGTCATATGGATTATATAGAATTCAAAAGTCCGTTTTTGCAGGAAATCTATCACCGAAAGACAGACTAGATTTGGCTGAAGAAACAGCATCATTTTTATCATCAGATAAAGACAGTATCATAATATTTCCACTTTGTAAAAGCTGCAAAGAATCCATTTTATATGATGGTGAGGTTTATATTCCAGAAAGTGATTTGAAGTATAGATTTTTATGA
- a CDS encoding CRISPR-associated endonuclease Cas6, producing MRYNVVNIVFDVNEDMSVDASKVRGFVGNKFSEYGLLHNHYNNDKFLFTYPLVQYKIIDNNIHILGIGKGANILKKISSEIDYFDLDKRYYVKEKIIFERKADIKPSSEEMHYKFVTPWLGLNTKNYPKYMALKTWKEKKELINKILVGNLLSMSKGLGIIVNKKLYAKTHFEPKLVQYKSVYMTAFMGEFKIHYDIPDYFGLGKGVSQGFGCVKKIIDD from the coding sequence ATGAGGTATAATGTTGTAAATATTGTATTTGATGTTAATGAAGATATGTCGGTGGATGCTTCAAAAGTAAGAGGTTTTGTTGGAAATAAATTTAGTGAATATGGTCTTTTACATAATCATTATAATAATGATAAGTTTTTATTTACCTATCCGTTAGTTCAATATAAAATAATTGATAATAACATCCATATTTTAGGTATTGGGAAAGGAGCCAACATTCTTAAAAAAATTTCATCAGAAATTGATTATTTTGATTTAGACAAAAGATATTATGTTAAAGAAAAGATAATATTTGAAAGAAAAGCAGATATTAAACCTAGTTCTGAGGAAATGCATTATAAATTTGTTACACCATGGCTGGGATTGAATACTAAAAATTATCCAAAATATATGGCTTTAAAGACATGGAAAGAAAAAAAAGAATTAATTAATAAAATATTGGTGGGAAACTTATTGTCAATGTCAAAAGGATTGGGGATAATTGTAAATAAGAAATTATATGCAAAAACTCATTTTGAACCTAAACTGGTTCAATACAAATCTGTATATATGACTGCTTTTATGGGTGAATTCAAGATACATTATGATATCCCAGATTACTTCGGACTTGGAAAGGGAGTATCTCAGGGTTTTGGATGTGTAAAAAAAATCATTGATGATTAA
- the csm5 gene encoding type III-A CRISPR-associated RAMP protein Csm5, whose protein sequence is MKISEKYNFNIRTITPVHIGSGEEYLVSELIKVKSKYNRINLLKYFKSLDNEEKQNKFIEDLCENKAVFDKVREDCIRYSFTLNGSDDFNEDNKINENIKVFNESYIPGSSIKGAIRTALLYKYFNDADINKVVVNGEINKSLVNSYFQLDDDAKKDILKFLKISDSSTTENLKVYKASRARPRYSLDKKKNSKDKSGPKPNFKKGIPIYLESISLTKDLLSFSITMNYDEKTYDLLNFDDKKIEMLKMDKILKAIHDFSNDLIEHEIKFCEKYNLPKLKKFYGNLKNKNDEKSPVLKIGYGSGLLATSLALKVKNSNSNLYNDIKKIILEDLEKENNKSDEKKDKKISKDDFPISRIIIDKNKNEDISMGWIKLELCDDDEV, encoded by the coding sequence ATGAAGATTTCTGAAAAATATAATTTTAATATACGAACAATCACGCCTGTCCATATAGGTTCTGGGGAAGAATATTTAGTTTCAGAACTTATTAAAGTAAAAAGTAAATATAATAGAATAAATTTATTAAAATATTTCAAATCATTAGACAATGAAGAGAAACAAAATAAATTCATTGAAGATTTATGTGAGAACAAAGCAGTTTTTGATAAAGTTAGAGAAGATTGTATTAGATATAGTTTTACTCTTAATGGTTCTGATGATTTTAACGAAGACAATAAGATTAATGAAAATATTAAGGTTTTCAATGAATCATATATTCCTGGTTCATCTATTAAAGGTGCAATTAGAACTGCATTACTTTATAAATATTTTAATGATGCAGACATTAATAAAGTAGTTGTAAATGGTGAAATAAATAAGTCTCTTGTCAATTCATATTTCCAATTGGATGATGATGCAAAAAAGGATATTTTAAAGTTTTTAAAAATTTCTGATTCAAGCACTACTGAAAATTTAAAAGTATATAAAGCTTCAAGAGCTAGACCAAGATATTCATTAGACAAGAAAAAAAATTCAAAAGATAAATCTGGACCTAAACCTAACTTTAAAAAAGGAATTCCTATTTATTTAGAATCCATTTCTTTAACAAAAGATTTATTGTCTTTTTCAATTACAATGAATTATGATGAAAAAACTTATGATTTATTAAATTTTGATGATAAAAAAATTGAAATGTTGAAAATGGATAAGATACTCAAAGCAATTCATGATTTTTCCAATGATTTAATTGAGCATGAAATTAAATTTTGTGAAAAATATAATCTTCCTAAATTAAAGAAATTTTATGGAAATTTAAAAAATAAAAATGATGAAAAATCACCGGTTTTAAAAATAGGATATGGATCAGGATTATTAGCTACATCTTTGGCTTTAAAGGTTAAAAATTCTAATAGTAATTTGTATAATGATATTAAAAAAATTATTTTAGAGGATTTGGAAAAAGAGAATAATAAATCAGATGAGAAAAAAGATAAAAAAATATCAAAAGATGATTTTCCTATTTCCAGAATAATAATTGATAAAAATAAGAATGAAGACATATCTATGGGTTGGATAAAATTAGAATTATGTGATGATGATGAGGTATAA
- the csm4 gene encoding type III-A CRISPR-associated RAMP protein Csm4, whose product MLVYIKPLSTFPKLHSDRLFGAILSAISEIYDEEFLKELIDKFNENPPFLFSSAFPCVETNAGIKRFFPKIILNSELKSFNTDFLKKFKKVEYLEESIFFSCINGEITESDILNNYSDYVQMDDKFLMPKESYEIFKVKNTIRPNNAVHRLNNKTDIFYSEGLRYSENMELFFFIEFFEDNYKKVVESALRFLKDRGFGSNISTGSGHFDYRIEDLNISDLNICKKGNRFLTLSRFIPEIDEIKNIDNESCYELGFKRSRDKNGEVRKQVRFFMEGSTFNNYNEIYGSFVPVGTKAFEYGYAFPLKYKQGD is encoded by the coding sequence ATGTTAGTTTATATCAAACCATTATCAACTTTTCCTAAATTACATTCTGATAGATTGTTTGGTGCAATCTTATCGGCTATTAGTGAAATTTATGATGAAGAGTTTTTAAAAGAATTAATTGATAAATTTAATGAAAATCCTCCATTTTTGTTTTCATCAGCTTTTCCATGTGTCGAAACAAATGCGGGTATTAAACGATTTTTTCCTAAAATTATTCTGAACAGTGAACTAAAATCTTTCAATACAGATTTTTTAAAAAAATTTAAAAAAGTTGAATATTTGGAAGAAAGCATATTTTTCAGTTGCATTAATGGTGAAATTACAGAGTCAGATATATTAAATAATTATTCGGATTATGTTCAAATGGATGATAAATTCTTAATGCCTAAGGAATCATATGAAATATTTAAAGTTAAAAATACAATTAGACCAAATAATGCTGTTCATAGATTAAACAACAAAACAGATATATTTTATAGTGAAGGATTAAGATATAGTGAAAATATGGAATTGTTCTTTTTTATAGAATTTTTCGAAGATAACTATAAAAAAGTTGTTGAATCAGCATTAAGATTCCTTAAAGACCGTGGTTTTGGTAGTAATATATCAACAGGAAGTGGTCATTTTGATTATAGAATTGAAGATTTAAACATTTCTGATTTAAATATTTGTAAAAAAGGAAACCGTTTTTTAACACTTTCCAGATTTATTCCTGAAATTGATGAAATAAAAAACATTGACAATGAATCATGTTATGAATTGGGATTTAAAAGAAGCAGGGATAAAAATGGTGAAGTAAGAAAACAAGTTAGATTTTTTATGGAGGGCTCCACTTTTAATAATTATAATGAAATTTATGGTTCATTTGTTCCAGTAGGAACAAAGGCATTTGAATATGGTTATGCTTTTCCATTAAAATATAAACAAGGTGATTGA
- the csm3 gene encoding type III-A CRISPR-associated RAMP protein Csm3 — translation MFRKNIIIKGIITCETGLHIGDSSDTVEIGGSDSPIVRDSITGFPYIPGSSIKGKLRSLFELSDPESCQSIINNAKEDNDVIVSTCIDCDAVKLFGTTPENIKDESSRINFKTRLLVRDAHPTDDTIEMWKDNDQLLKGVELKWENTINRITSKAVPRNIERVPKGSEFNFEIIISVYDEDEDVNRIIKKLLLSMYLLQNDYLGGSGSRGSGQISFNHIYITERDRSFYLTGEEKDPLFKDVSFETLNIDLLL, via the coding sequence ATGTTTAGAAAAAATATTATAATTAAAGGGATAATTACTTGTGAAACGGGTCTTCATATAGGTGATTCTAGTGATACAGTAGAAATTGGGGGAAGTGATAGTCCTATTGTTAGAGACAGTATTACTGGTTTTCCATATATTCCAGGTTCTTCAATTAAAGGAAAACTACGTTCACTCTTTGAATTAAGTGATCCAGAATCTTGTCAAAGCATTATCAACAATGCTAAAGAAGACAATGATGTTATCGTTTCAACTTGTATTGATTGTGATGCAGTAAAATTATTTGGAACCACTCCTGAAAATATTAAAGATGAATCATCCAGAATAAATTTTAAAACAAGATTATTAGTTCGTGATGCACACCCAACGGATGATACTATTGAAATGTGGAAAGACAATGATCAACTGTTGAAAGGTGTTGAATTAAAATGGGAAAATACTATTAATAGAATTACATCAAAAGCAGTCCCTAGAAATATTGAAAGAGTACCTAAAGGGTCTGAATTTAATTTTGAAATAATTATTTCGGTATATGATGAAGATGAGGATGTAAATAGAATAATTAAAAAACTTTTATTATCAATGTATCTTCTTCAAAATGATTATTTGGGAGGTTCTGGAAGTAGAGGTTCTGGTCAAATTTCATTTAATCATATTTATATTACTGAAAGAGATAGGTCATTTTACTTAACTGGTGAAGAAAAAGATCCATTATTTAAAGATGTGTCATTTGAAACTTTAAACATTGATTTACTTTTATAA
- the csm2 gene encoding type III-A CRISPR-associated protein Csm2 — MARDNNSKNKKNKNISSPKVDEFKIRNENKDFYKITIDEITDDNGLAYELAEAFIEDVSHTQLRNYYAHIKKIDRYSNEWSEIKPQLLLLKPRLASKLAQEKISYGFYNFMEFCIEKINQGTDDEIKEKNFERFVQLFESIVAYHNYLGE, encoded by the coding sequence ATGGCTAGAGATAATAACTCTAAAAACAAGAAAAATAAAAATATTTCTTCACCGAAAGTTGATGAATTTAAAATTAGAAATGAGAATAAAGATTTTTATAAAATTACCATAGATGAAATTACAGATGATAATGGTTTGGCTTATGAATTAGCCGAGGCATTTATCGAAGATGTATCACACACTCAATTAAGAAATTATTATGCGCATATTAAAAAAATTGATAGATATTCTAATGAATGGAGTGAAATCAAACCTCAATTGCTTTTATTAAAACCTAGATTAGCATCTAAGTTAGCACAGGAAAAAATATCTTATGGATTTTATAATTTTATGGAATTTTGCATTGAAAAAATTAATCAAGGAACTGATGATGAAATAAAAGAAAAAAATTTTGAACGTTTTGTTCAGTTATTTGAATCTATTGTGGCTTATCATAACTATTTGGGGGAATAA
- the cas10 gene encoding type III-A CRISPR-associated protein Cas10/Csm1, giving the protein MGEYLNLKFAALFKDIGKFYQRAYSNEPSISYDSKYEKLDDDKIYGTHNKWSADFVKDYYNSQIENLVLNHHLNNIDDNMLWILQNANYRPNSDNRIDESKTSNKQLTSIFSNIDILKKSSYSEMFVPLKELDLSEEIYPTPNNTELDYNSLWKKFKNEFESIPNFYEFETVLAIVKKYTYAIPSLTYLDEDDVSLYDDIKTSVALANCNYLFNLEDNDEKNIYTIINGDISGIQNFIYRVSSPKDAQKDMSKRLRGRSLYLTLLSEAITSNIIHSLDLDSTNILFCGGGRFTIIAPNTNQTDECIKRINDDINRFFINEFNAELYLAIESVDASNEDLNNFNDILSLLNAKLSENKKHKFQGKLEELFSLSSKTCKVKDLCHVCGNQTTNESFCDTCESHVNLGRDVANAKYLIKYSGKKLPESSFYNSDLEIGFIFSKKDISKILDKNSDVKFYVYKLNNTEFLEYANTENNNVSFDFKFLGNNVPSINDNILYFEHLAQCSKGSKKLGVLKMDVDNLGKIFSQGFDKSINISKSSSLSFNMDLFFSGLINNIVNEFKVYTDCDDSNNYNHVGKITFENDNKSYDIFKPKNRSDISSKSNGISTIYINYSGGDDLLVVGPYDDIIEFAQLFRDKFKKWTCNNDSINISAGIKIYSSKFPIGKAAIMADNDLEKSKECGRNKITVFNQVLAWHTDGEVYPGFDKIFDFSKKLEELRESGKLSAGFVYSLLHMWEHKTDIGELNEYSAESWEEYNISKFSKKAYVPSLYYKLRIIKNKQLKEELKDELLEFMPWIRVPVSWSSLRLR; this is encoded by the coding sequence ATGGGAGAATACCTTAACTTAAAATTTGCAGCACTATTTAAGGATATTGGTAAATTTTATCAAAGAGCTTATTCAAATGAGCCCAGTATTTCATATGATTCTAAATATGAAAAGTTAGATGATGATAAAATTTATGGTACACATAATAAATGGTCTGCTGATTTTGTAAAAGATTATTATAATAGTCAAATTGAAAATTTAGTGCTTAATCATCATCTAAATAATATTGACGATAATATGCTTTGGATACTTCAAAACGCTAATTACCGTCCAAATTCAGATAATCGTATTGATGAATCAAAAACCTCGAATAAACAATTAACTTCTATTTTTTCAAATATTGATATTCTAAAAAAAAGTTCATATTCTGAAATGTTTGTTCCATTAAAAGAATTGGACTTGTCTGAAGAAATTTATCCTACACCAAATAATACTGAATTAGATTATAACTCTTTATGGAAAAAATTTAAAAATGAGTTTGAATCTATTCCAAATTTTTATGAATTTGAAACAGTTTTAGCTATTGTTAAAAAGTATACTTATGCAATACCTTCTCTAACTTATTTGGATGAAGATGATGTTTCTTTATATGATGATATCAAGACATCTGTTGCATTGGCTAATTGTAATTATTTGTTTAATTTAGAAGATAATGATGAAAAAAATATATACACCATAATAAATGGAGATATTTCAGGGATACAAAATTTTATTTATAGGGTTTCTTCACCAAAAGATGCTCAAAAAGATATGAGTAAACGTTTAAGAGGTAGATCACTTTATTTAACTTTATTATCTGAAGCTATTACTTCAAATATTATTCATTCATTAGATTTAGATTCAACTAACATTTTATTCTGTGGTGGTGGAAGATTTACTATAATTGCGCCAAATACTAATCAAACTGATGAATGTATCAAAAGAATAAATGATGATATAAATAGATTTTTCATTAATGAATTTAATGCTGAATTATATCTTGCTATTGAATCTGTTGATGCATCAAATGAAGATTTAAATAACTTTAATGATATTTTATCTTTATTGAATGCTAAATTATCTGAAAATAAAAAGCATAAATTCCAAGGCAAATTGGAGGAATTGTTTAGTTTATCTTCTAAAACCTGTAAAGTAAAGGATTTATGTCATGTTTGTGGGAATCAAACAACTAACGAGAGTTTTTGTGATACTTGTGAAAGTCATGTTAATTTAGGACGTGATGTTGCTAATGCCAAATATCTAATTAAATATTCTGGTAAAAAATTACCTGAATCAAGTTTTTATAATTCTGATTTAGAAATTGGTTTTATTTTCTCTAAGAAAGATATATCCAAAATATTGGATAAAAACTCTGATGTTAAATTTTATGTTTACAAGTTGAATAACACGGAATTTTTGGAGTATGCAAACACTGAAAATAATAATGTTTCATTTGATTTTAAATTCCTTGGAAATAATGTGCCTTCAATTAATGATAATATTCTATATTTTGAACATTTAGCTCAATGCAGTAAAGGCTCAAAAAAACTTGGTGTTTTAAAGATGGATGTTGATAATTTGGGAAAAATATTCTCACAGGGATTTGATAAATCAATTAACATATCTAAAAGTTCATCTTTAAGCTTCAATATGGATTTATTCTTTTCAGGTTTAATAAATAATATAGTCAATGAATTTAAGGTTTATACTGATTGTGATGATTCAAATAATTACAATCATGTTGGAAAAATAACTTTTGAAAATGACAATAAATCATATGATATTTTCAAACCAAAAAATAGATCTGATATTTCAAGTAAATCAAATGGAATTTCAACTATTTATATAAATTATTCTGGCGGTGATGATTTACTTGTTGTTGGACCATATGATGATATTATTGAATTTGCACAATTATTTAGAGATAAATTTAAAAAATGGACATGCAATAATGACTCAATAAATATTTCAGCTGGAATTAAAATTTATAGTTCAAAATTCCCTATAGGAAAAGCTGCAATAATGGCAGATAATGATTTGGAAAAATCAAAAGAATGTGGTAGGAATAAAATAACTGTATTTAATCAGGTATTGGCTTGGCATACTGATGGTGAAGTTTACCCAGGTTTTGATAAAATTTTTGATTTTTCAAAAAAATTAGAGGAGTTAAGAGAATCGGGCAAACTTTCAGCGGGTTTTGTCTATTCTTTATTGCATATGTGGGAACATAAAACAGACATTGGTGAACTTAATGAATATAGTGCTGAATCTTGGGAGGAATACAATATATCTAAATTTTCTAAAAAAGCATATGTTCCTAGTTTATATTATAAATTAAGAATTATAAAAAACAAACAACTAAAAGAAGAATTGAAAGATGAATTATTAGAATTTATGCCATGGATTAGAGTTCCGGTTTCATGGAGCAGTTTAAGATTAAGGTGA
- a CDS encoding TIGR02710 family CRISPR-associated CARF protein — translation MARKKTVLLMTVGTGVGGDEHKKSLAHGLMSSIEHHNPKKIIFFGSDESRQTISFIEDELNEDYNGFDFIHIEEVDNFKDYFNAIKVKTEEFNDENVIIDYTSGTKTMSVAAAFTSMVCHKKLVSVVGKRDKGTVSSGTETIRTQNIYPVYDELQLVKIKELFNSNRFEAGKLLLNEIVESDDKEVYEGLFDIYYNFDNINYEAAFKLFTIEFQNKVISKFPELKVQLSQNRMALQTIVDKNHKLRCQCILASLLNNAKRRFDEGKYDDAIARLYRSFELVAQIRLKNKYDIITSKVDLESLKKYGLTDDYLNTLDSCRSDLNDDVKIGLIKDYDLLLNLDDDLGIFYAENANEILECSSHRNKSILAHGLSFQTKDDYLKFEQLVLEAANILFNDLDKYLNQTQFPII, via the coding sequence ATGGCTCGTAAAAAAACTGTTTTGTTAATGACTGTTGGAACAGGTGTTGGCGGTGATGAACATAAAAAGAGTTTGGCTCATGGACTTATGTCTTCAATTGAACATCACAATCCCAAAAAAATAATATTCTTTGGATCTGATGAATCTAGACAAACAATTTCATTTATTGAAGATGAATTAAATGAAGACTATAATGGGTTTGATTTTATTCATATAGAAGAGGTTGATAACTTTAAAGATTATTTCAATGCAATTAAAGTAAAAACAGAAGAATTTAATGATGAAAACGTTATCATTGATTATACTTCAGGTACTAAAACAATGTCTGTTGCAGCAGCATTCACTTCAATGGTATGTCATAAAAAATTGGTTTCTGTTGTAGGTAAACGTGATAAAGGTACTGTAAGTTCTGGAACTGAAACAATTCGCACACAAAATATTTATCCAGTATATGATGAATTGCAGTTAGTAAAAATTAAAGAATTATTCAATTCAAATCGTTTTGAAGCAGGAAAATTACTGTTAAATGAAATAGTTGAATCAGATGATAAAGAAGTATATGAAGGATTATTTGATATATATTATAATTTTGATAACATTAATTATGAAGCTGCTTTTAAATTGTTCACTATTGAATTTCAAAATAAGGTTATTTCAAAATTTCCGGAGCTAAAAGTTCAGTTATCACAGAATAGAATGGCATTGCAAACAATTGTGGATAAAAATCATAAACTTCGATGCCAATGTATTTTAGCAAGTCTTTTAAATAACGCTAAAAGAAGATTTGATGAAGGAAAATATGATGATGCAATTGCAAGGTTATACCGTTCTTTTGAATTGGTAGCTCAAATTAGACTTAAAAATAAATATGACATTATTACTTCAAAAGTGGATTTGGAATCTCTTAAAAAATACGGATTAACTGATGATTATTTAAATACTTTAGATTCATGCAGATCTGATTTAAATGATGATGTTAAAATTGGCTTAATAAAAGATTATGATTTGCTTTTAAATCTGGATGATGATTTGGGTATTTTTTATGCTGAAAATGCTAATGAAATTTTAGAGTGTTCAAGCCATCGTAATAAATCCATTTTAGCTCATGGTTTGAGTTTTCAAACAAAGGATGATTATTTGAAATTTGAACAATTAGTATTGGAAGCGGCAAATATTTTATTTAATGATTTGGATAAGTATTTAAATCAAACCCAATTCCCTATTATTTAG
- a CDS encoding TIGR02710 family CRISPR-associated CARF protein, producing the protein MLKEDRILFMTVGTGGKEVKILVDGLFKCITQTKATYVVFFTSDSSKNTVNLIKEKYLKEKNKELDFSHCINFNDKDVDNFDIIFESFKNELLKFNDEYEVIINYTSGTKTMTMTAALISTLYNKELVAITGERYSNGENKNLIIEGTEKIDYLNLYKYHDIILIRKLKELFNNHRFESGEIILGDITGLNINKKAYLKLFKFYYFFDIVNFKEAFNNFDYQLFKINFPKFSGQLELNKDSLDIILGNKSCEKTIKDLYILASIINNAKRRAEEKKYDDAIARLYNSFEFIAQSKLKNEYEIDSSDVDIKILENYSIPKKHMDKYKRMKGKIKLSLERDYRLLNQLNDPLGKYYMNHISHIRKILDTRNHSILAHGINPQTKNNYDKFHDLVFEFIDLFCDDFEIYLEKTKFPKFE; encoded by the coding sequence ATGCTAAAGGAAGATAGAATTTTATTTATGACTGTGGGAACGGGTGGAAAAGAAGTTAAAATATTGGTTGATGGGCTTTTTAAATGTATTACGCAAACTAAAGCAACTTATGTTGTATTTTTCACTTCAGATTCATCAAAAAATACTGTAAATTTAATTAAAGAGAAATATTTGAAAGAAAAAAACAAAGAATTAGACTTTTCGCATTGTATTAATTTTAATGATAAGGACGTTGATAATTTTGATATAATTTTTGAAAGTTTTAAAAATGAATTATTAAAATTTAATGATGAATATGAAGTAATTATTAATTATACTTCAGGTACGAAAACTATGACTATGACTGCAGCATTAATTTCTACATTATATAATAAAGAATTGGTAGCTATAACTGGAGAAAGATATTCTAATGGGGAAAATAAGAATTTAATCATTGAAGGAACTGAAAAAATTGATTATTTGAATTTATATAAGTATCATGATATTATTTTAATAAGAAAACTAAAAGAATTATTTAATAATCATCGTTTTGAATCTGGAGAAATTATATTGGGCGATATTACAGGATTAAACATTAATAAAAAAGCTTACTTGAAATTATTCAAATTTTATTATTTTTTTGATATAGTGAATTTCAAAGAAGCATTTAATAATTTTGATTATCAATTATTTAAAATTAATTTTCCTAAATTTTCAGGTCAATTAGAACTTAATAAAGATTCCTTAGATATAATTTTGGGAAATAAATCCTGTGAAAAAACAATTAAAGATTTATATATATTGGCCAGTATCATTAATAATGCGAAAAGACGTGCTGAAGAGAAAAAATATGATGATGCAATAGCCAGATTATATAACTCTTTTGAATTTATAGCTCAAAGCAAATTGAAAAATGAATATGAAATTGATTCATCGGATGTCGATATTAAAATTCTTGAAAATTATTCTATTCCAAAAAAACATATGGACAAATATAAAAGAATGAAAGGGAAAATTAAATTATCTTTAGAAAGAGATTACAGATTATTAAATCAACTGAATGACCCTTTGGGTAAGTATTATATGAATCATATTAGCCATATTCGAAAGATATTGGACACTAGAAATCATTCTATTTTAGCACATGGCATTAATCCACAAACTAAAAATAATTATGATAAATTTCATGATTTGGTGTTCGAATTTATTGATTTGTTCTGTGATGATTTTGAAATATATCTTGAAAAAACAAAATTTCCAAAGTTTGAATGA
- a CDS encoding DUF1232 domain-containing protein — translation MNKQFKDFYDTLLENLDNYTGEYESFINYGPNLFKLLCDLLNADIDVSLRLPICGAIAYYVTPDDVISEQIYGPYGYIDDIYLATHVLKMVAERHGYEFLQENSNFEVEPIVKECEMKSLEILNNDEVESIIAYIGL, via the coding sequence ATGAATAAACAATTCAAGGATTTTTACGACACTCTTTTGGAAAATCTTGACAATTACACAGGAGAATATGAATCCTTTATCAACTACGGACCAAATTTATTTAAATTATTATGTGATTTGTTGAATGCAGATATTGATGTTAGTTTAAGACTGCCTATTTGCGGTGCAATAGCTTATTATGTAACGCCTGATGATGTGATATCCGAGCAGATTTACGGTCCTTACGGATATATTGATGACATATATTTAGCAACTCATGTTTTGAAAATGGTTGCGGAGAGGCACGGGTACGAGTTTTTGCAGGAAAATTCCAATTTTGAAGTAGAGCCTATTGTTAAAGAGTGTGAGATGAAATCTTTAGAGATTTTAAATAATGATGAAGTGGAAAGTATTATTGCTTATATTGGTTTATAA